A genomic stretch from Etheostoma cragini isolate CJK2018 chromosome 8, CSU_Ecrag_1.0, whole genome shotgun sequence includes:
- the LOC117949757 gene encoding transmembrane emp24 domain-containing protein 6-like, producing MLLNALLLVLVSQGVWTRKSEPVLGEADAGFFRGSDQYDFAVEVPAAGMECFWHFAHQSGSFYLTYMVQWVTGMASDPRLFVTVNSPQGALVASKNEAVGQMTFQTEVTGFYRLCLGNHNNQFGGIRVFVNFGVIYEGFEDSKREMEEGEMVLNSTVAGIEESVQKLQNQIFHMWRHYNFARMRKGKDHHLLLSNSNYVTWWSATQSLVILASGYLQLRVLKRLFATDPGRPRC from the exons ATGCTGCTGAACGCTCTGCTCCTGGTGTTGGTCTCTCAGGGTGTCTGGACCAGGAAGTCCGAACCGGTCCTGGGCGAGGCGGACGCGGGGTTCTTCAGGGGGTCGGACCAGTATGACTTTGCGGTGGAGGTTCCTGCTGCGGGGATGGAGTGTTTCTGGCACTTTGCTCACCAGAGTGGAAGCTTCTACCTGACGTACATG GTCCAGTGGGTGACGGGGATGGCCTCTGATCCCCGGCTGTTTGTGACGGTCAACTCGCCCCAGGGTGCTCTCGTGGCTTCAAAGAACGAGGCCGTGGGTCAGATGACCTTCCAGACGGAGGTGACCG GTTTTTACCGGTTGTGTCTCGGGAACCACAACAACCAGTTTGGAGGCATCAGGGTCTTTGTGAACTTTGGCGTGATCTACGAAGGCTTCGAGGACtcaaagagagagatggaggagggggagatGGTCCTCAACAGCACCGTGGCCGGTATTGAG GAGAGTGTGCAGAAGCTCCAGAATCAGATCTTCCACATGTGGCGTCACTACAACTTTGCCCGCATGAGGAAAGGGAAGGACCACCACCTGCTCCTGTCCAACTCCAACTACGTCACCTGGTGGTCGGCGACCCAGAGCCTCGTCATCCTCGCGTCCGGGTACCTGCAGCTCCGCGTCCTCAAAAGACTCTTCGCCACGGACCCGGGCCGGCCGCGGTGCTGA